TCGAAATAAGCAACGTATCCTTGGCTTTAGCTAATAAGTCAAAAAAACCATCCGAGCTGATAAAGGTCCTTGTCTTTGAATTTATATTAAAAACATAGCCGTTATCCACTTGTAAAGAATCGTTCAAAACTTGTGCATGCAATGACTTTCTGGTGTTATTTTGACCAAAACAAAATTGACAAAACAAGCACAAAACAAGAATTCCTATTTTAGTTTTCATCTTTAATGATTTGGTTATACTTTTCAGCCAATTGCACTATCAAAAACATGACCATCGTTTTGTTTTTAGAACGTAATGCTGCCGCTAAACTAACATCATCGATACAATAATATTGAAACCCTCTGATGTAGTCAACAGGAATTTTGAGTGTTTCAACATAATATTTTTCTTCAAAAAGATAGTCAATCCGCACCAGCAATTGCTCTTTATGTTCCACCACAATTTCCTTTTTCAGCATAGCCTTACGCCCAGAAATAGTGTTCAATAAACCATCAATTCCTCCACCGGAAGTCGCCGTATATAATTTCCGTTCGGCGGGAGTATATTTTTTTTGTCCATATGGAATCACCCCTATATTTTCTGCTGTTATCTCCGGATGTTCATTGATAATTACTTCTTTAAGATCAATACTTTTTGCCGTCATTTGAACTTTAACAACATCCAAAAGTAAATCCTGTTTGGTGATTTTCTTGCGTAAACTTTCTAAATTAACTGCCGAAAAAATCAAAACATCACCTTCATTCACTACAATCGAAAATAGTCCGTTAGCATCTGAAACCGTTGTTCTTTGTGTGGTATTGTTAATGACATTGACTGCTTCTACCGAAGTTGATTCTGCTAAAATCTTCCCCGAAATTTGTTTCGCTTCTTTAGTTTGTCCAAAAGCAATTTGAAAAAATAAAAAAAGTATAGTTAGTAAAGTAGTATTCAATTTCACAGACAATGGTTTCGTTATATTTTAAAGAATTCTTTATTTTTTTCATCTTCCAAAAATTAAGGAACATGGTTTTATTTTTCGCCGGCAATCATTTCGTTATATTTTGTAGCCAGTTCCCCTAATAAAAATTCAGTTGCTGTTTTGTTTTTAGAATTTAAAATAATAGTAAATTTTGGATTTTCTACAGCAAAATATTCAAACCCTTTCAC
This region of Flavobacterium lacustre genomic DNA includes:
- a CDS encoding carboxypeptidase-like regulatory domain-containing protein; its protein translation is MKLNTTLLTILFLFFQIAFGQTKEAKQISGKILAESTSVEAVNVINNTTQRTTVSDANGLFSIVVNEGDVLIFSAVNLESLRKKITKQDLLLDVVKVQMTAKSIDLKEVIINEHPEITAENIGVIPYGQKKYTPAERKLYTATSGGGIDGLLNTISGRKAMLKKEIVVEHKEQLLVRIDYLFEEKYYVETLKIPVDYIRGFQYYCIDDVSLAAALRSKNKTMVMFLIVQLAEKYNQIIKDEN